A genomic segment from Balneola sp. encodes:
- the pheA gene encoding prephenate dehydratase produces MKEDLESIRKRLDDIDRSILKALAERQGLVKEVSSYKLENNAGIRDMEREEKLLNKIRDLATEVGLDRYYAEHLFREIITNSVRFQTHSLVDHQNESNGNHIRVSYQGTDGAYSHLAAIRHFSERFDHVDSYGYDTFQEAAKAVKEGHVDYAVLPIENTTAGSINDTYDIIADPNVHIIGEEIIKVVHCLLAVEQVEVSKIRRILSHPKAIEQCTNFLTKLPRCTVESYLDTAISAKKVLEDGDISQAAIAGAHAADHYGLQVIAHDIANQKENYTRFIIAAKEKVVVDPQIPAKTSLIMVTSHKEGSLVECLNVLHKRGINICKLESRPRINEPFRYSFYVDIEANLANPNTELAINELQNEAEELKVLGSYAKQLQ; encoded by the coding sequence ATGAAAGAAGATTTAGAGTCCATAAGGAAGCGACTTGATGATATAGATCGCTCTATATTGAAAGCACTTGCTGAGCGACAGGGATTAGTAAAAGAAGTTTCTTCTTATAAACTGGAGAATAATGCAGGTATCCGGGATATGGAAAGGGAAGAGAAGCTTCTCAATAAAATCCGTGACCTGGCCACCGAAGTAGGTCTGGACAGATATTATGCAGAACATCTTTTCAGGGAAATCATTACCAATTCCGTAAGATTTCAAACTCATTCCCTGGTAGATCATCAAAACGAAAGTAATGGAAATCACATCAGAGTGAGTTACCAGGGAACAGATGGTGCATATAGCCACCTGGCGGCTATTAGGCATTTCAGTGAGCGTTTTGATCATGTTGATTCCTATGGCTACGATACTTTCCAGGAAGCAGCAAAAGCAGTAAAAGAGGGGCATGTGGATTATGCAGTGTTACCCATAGAAAACACTACTGCCGGATCGATTAATGATACTTATGATATCATTGCAGATCCGAATGTGCATATAATCGGAGAAGAGATTATAAAGGTTGTGCACTGTTTGTTGGCTGTTGAGCAAGTAGAGGTTTCAAAAATTCGGAGAATTCTTTCCCATCCAAAAGCTATTGAGCAATGCACCAATTTCCTTACAAAACTTCCTCGCTGTACGGTAGAATCATATTTGGATACAGCCATTTCTGCCAAGAAAGTGCTTGAAGATGGGGACATTTCTCAAGCAGCGATTGCCGGAGCTCATGCTGCCGATCATTATGGATTACAGGTAATTGCTCATGACATAGCCAATCAGAAAGAGAACTACACACGGTTCATCATCGCAGCGAAAGAAAAAGTGGTAGTTGATCCACAGATTCCTGCCAAAACCTCACTCATTATGGTTACTTCACATAAGGAAGGATCTCTGGTAGAGTGCCTGAATGTGCTTCATAAACGAGGGATCAATATTTGTAAGCTTGAATCCCGCCCACGAATTAATGAGCCGTTTCGGTATTCGTTCTATGTGGATATTGAAGCAAATCTTGCTAATCCCAATACTGAATTAGCTATCAATGAGCTTCAAAATGAAGCGGAAGAATTAAAAGTGCTTGGCAGTTACGCCAAGCAGTTGCAGTAA
- a CDS encoding phosphoribosyl-AMP cyclohydrolase, producing the protein MKISNLEQLLSSKLHITILTAVFTFGMISYTGASVTELSDPTPATVKVDDISVNEVEAAQIAWGEGIVKIGKVFMDKGDYKQAAIDHINKFYNYQEGEVLFKPTLAAEKQFRLDFEGALSYFVGGNKKYAEDGGFAIKPWTNVRWENIGTKIDGNMAVAMGNYYFTPADGSADVKVEYSFAYTKDANGNLKIVLHSSHIPFQG; encoded by the coding sequence ATGAAAATCTCTAATTTAGAACAACTACTAAGCTCAAAGCTTCACATAACAATACTGACTGCAGTATTTACATTTGGAATGATCTCCTATACAGGAGCATCAGTAACCGAACTTTCTGACCCAACTCCAGCTACTGTTAAAGTAGACGATATTAGCGTTAACGAAGTAGAAGCCGCACAAATCGCATGGGGTGAGGGAATCGTAAAAATCGGAAAAGTATTTATGGATAAAGGCGATTACAAGCAAGCTGCAATCGACCACATCAATAAGTTCTACAACTACCAAGAGGGTGAGGTTCTTTTCAAGCCTACTCTAGCTGCTGAAAAGCAATTCCGATTGGATTTTGAAGGAGCTCTATCTTACTTCGTAGGTGGTAACAAAAAGTATGCTGAAGATGGCGGATTCGCTATCAAGCCATGGACTAACGTTCGTTGGGAAAACATCGGTACCAAAATCGATGGTAATATGGCTGTAGCAATGGGTAACTACTATTTCACTCCTGCTGATGGAAGCGCAGATGTGAAAGTTGAATACTCTTTCGCTTACACAAAAGATGCTAATGGAAACTTAAAAATTGTTCTCCATTCTTCTCACATACCTTTTCAGGGTTAA
- the xseA gene encoding exodeoxyribonuclease VII large subunit — MADQLPFLFDIPSVTELTGKIKSLLEQNFVDILVEGEASNVKQSANGHIYFTLKDSGAQLPCVIWRNTVQRSGIQLADGQQIVVGGDVQVYAPHGRYQLIVSLVQQAGIGKLQQAFEELKAKLKAEGLFDEIHKKPLPKFPATIGVVTSKTTAAFQDIRSTLEKRWPLATVKLYHASVQGINAAPEIVKGINYFSEQKNVDLVIIGRGGGSLEDLWPFNEEAVARAVFNCKVPIISGVGHEVDFSISDFVADVRAATPTQAAVLATPDINETRFYVEDLFRKLELNTKGAVEYYKERVLNLARSHALLAVQQKMNTAQSSISNFKGRLDLLSASILQKKRSTWSELAHRLDKQDPNEPLKKGYSRIWQGGKWIKTKNKFEEGTEFEIQWLDGSNKSK, encoded by the coding sequence ATGGCCGACCAACTTCCTTTTCTTTTTGATATTCCTTCGGTTACCGAGCTTACGGGAAAGATTAAATCGCTTTTAGAACAGAACTTCGTTGACATTTTAGTTGAGGGAGAAGCGAGTAATGTGAAGCAGAGCGCCAATGGCCACATCTACTTTACTCTAAAAGATTCTGGGGCTCAACTTCCTTGTGTAATTTGGAGAAATACGGTTCAACGATCAGGAATACAGCTAGCTGATGGGCAGCAAATTGTAGTTGGCGGAGATGTACAGGTTTATGCTCCTCATGGGCGCTACCAATTAATTGTAAGCCTTGTTCAGCAGGCAGGAATTGGAAAACTTCAACAAGCCTTCGAAGAACTTAAGGCAAAACTCAAAGCAGAGGGCTTGTTTGATGAAATCCATAAGAAACCTCTTCCCAAATTCCCTGCTACTATTGGGGTTGTAACCTCAAAAACTACTGCTGCTTTTCAGGATATTCGTTCTACACTTGAAAAACGTTGGCCTCTGGCGACAGTGAAACTTTATCACGCCAGTGTACAGGGAATCAATGCCGCTCCCGAAATAGTGAAAGGCATCAATTATTTCTCGGAGCAAAAAAATGTGGATTTGGTCATTATCGGTCGTGGAGGAGGATCTTTAGAAGATTTATGGCCATTTAATGAAGAAGCCGTAGCTAGAGCTGTGTTCAATTGCAAAGTGCCTATCATTAGCGGAGTAGGTCACGAGGTAGATTTTTCCATTAGCGATTTTGTAGCAGATGTAAGAGCTGCTACCCCAACTCAGGCAGCAGTTTTAGCTACTCCCGATATTAATGAAACCCGATTCTACGTAGAGGATTTATTCAGAAAACTTGAATTGAATACAAAAGGGGCAGTCGAATATTATAAAGAGAGGGTATTAAATTTAGCCCGGTCTCATGCCCTTCTTGCTGTTCAACAGAAAATGAATACCGCCCAAAGTTCAATCTCAAATTTCAAGGGAAGATTAGACTTACTATCAGCTTCCATACTTCAGAAAAAGCGAAGTACCTGGTCTGAGCTAGCTCATCGATTAGACAAACAAGATCCCAATGAGCCACTAAAAAAAGGCTATTCTCGTATATGGCAGGGTGGAAAATGGATAAAAACAAAAAATAAATTCGAAGAGGGAACGGAGTTTGAAATCCAGTGGTTAGACGGTTCGAATAAGTCAAAATAA
- a CDS encoding DUF2461 domain-containing protein has protein sequence MISRDFITFFTELEKNNNKAWFDAHRKEYEQHVRAPFIELVESVIPGLLEIEADILPDAKKSLFRINRDIRFSKNKTPYNLMMKSGLSPGGKKSERPGFYLGIGADKVHMGGGVYQLDKTALRNVRTLIASNTDEFLSILENKEFTSRFGEVKGEQNKRIDPEFNPVIEQTPLILNKQFYAMATLPTSEFIKVPNQAEVLLEYYRAVQPLHTFLTNAFT, from the coding sequence ATGATCTCCCGAGACTTCATCACTTTTTTTACCGAGCTGGAAAAGAATAATAACAAAGCATGGTTTGATGCCCACCGAAAGGAATATGAGCAACATGTAAGAGCTCCGTTTATAGAACTAGTTGAATCAGTGATTCCAGGTTTATTAGAAATTGAGGCTGATATCCTCCCGGACGCAAAAAAATCACTATTTCGTATAAATCGTGACATCCGCTTCTCTAAAAATAAAACTCCTTATAACCTAATGATGAAATCCGGCCTTTCTCCGGGAGGAAAAAAGTCAGAACGACCCGGTTTTTACCTGGGCATTGGAGCTGATAAGGTTCATATGGGTGGAGGGGTTTATCAATTAGATAAAACAGCCCTTAGAAATGTCCGGACGTTAATAGCCTCAAACACCGATGAATTTCTTTCCATCCTGGAAAATAAGGAGTTTACATCCCGGTTTGGTGAAGTTAAGGGAGAACAAAACAAACGTATTGATCCTGAATTCAATCCGGTGATAGAACAAACCCCGCTCATCCTCAACAAACAATTCTACGCTATGGCAACTTTGCCAACTTCTGAGTTTATTAAAGTACCTAACCAGGCTGAAGTACTTCTCGAGTACTATAGAGCTGTTCAGCCATTACATACATTTTTAACGAATGCTTTTACATGA
- the tnpA gene encoding IS200/IS605 family transposase, with protein sequence MPKTYNSIWIHVVFSTKDRIPFLSWGIRGELCQWVKKQSRKHGIYVDVVNGVKDHIHLLIKLKTTQNVAEVMSFIKGGSSKWLNERYNWKEGFAWQQGYGVFSVSQNEIKRVRAYIFNQEKHHKTESYSSEIKKLVRKNSGSPAKGFIPSH encoded by the coding sequence ATGCCAAAAACATATAATTCAATTTGGATACATGTAGTTTTTAGTACAAAAGACCGAATTCCTTTTCTTAGCTGGGGAATTCGCGGAGAGCTATGTCAATGGGTTAAAAAACAAAGCAGAAAGCATGGTATTTATGTAGATGTAGTGAATGGTGTAAAAGATCACATTCATCTTTTAATAAAACTGAAAACAACTCAAAATGTAGCAGAAGTTATGAGTTTTATAAAGGGAGGGTCTTCGAAGTGGTTGAACGAGAGATATAACTGGAAAGAAGGTTTTGCCTGGCAACAAGGATATGGTGTTTTTTCTGTGAGTCAGAACGAAATAAAAAGAGTAAGAGCATATATTTTTAATCAGGAAAAACATCACAAAACTGAAAGCTATTCTTCAGAAATAAAGAAACTGGTGAGAAAAAATTCAGGTTCGCCAGCGAAGGGATTCATTCCCTCGCACTGA
- a CDS encoding dihydroorotase — translation MLLKNLRPVTSTQSGEETVDLRIEEGIIKEIGTGLKAGKGEESHDFKGVYVSPGWMDMHVHLREPGYEHKETIKTGTDAAAFGGFTAVACMPNTNPATHTRDVVEFIIKKAEETAVDVHPIGCVTKDRAGKSIAEMGDMKEGGAVAFSDDGDPVYDSQVMRVALEYSSMLGVPIINHEEDLALSRPGHMNEGKVSTRLGLEGTPGIAEEVMIARDILLAEYTGGHVHVAHISTKEGVDLVRKGKAKGIKVTTEVCPHHFDLTDEEIDRQKFDTNFKMHPPLRTQEDVDAMIEGLVDGTIDVICTDHAPHAIEEKEVEFIYAPNGIIGLETAWAVSNMKLLQTKKLNLQQMVEKLSDNPREILNLPQLKIEEGVTANLTFFNTDEEWTFTKENVHSKSKNSPYLDNKLVGRAVGIFNKGVLVINTLK, via the coding sequence ATGCTCCTTAAAAACCTGCGCCCTGTAACTTCCACTCAATCCGGGGAAGAAACAGTTGATCTAAGAATAGAAGAAGGGATAATTAAAGAAATTGGAACAGGACTGAAAGCCGGGAAAGGAGAAGAAAGTCATGATTTTAAAGGGGTCTATGTAAGCCCTGGTTGGATGGATATGCATGTTCATTTAAGAGAGCCGGGTTATGAGCATAAAGAGACAATAAAAACAGGAACTGATGCCGCTGCTTTTGGAGGTTTCACAGCGGTAGCTTGCATGCCTAATACCAATCCTGCTACCCATACCCGAGATGTAGTGGAATTCATTATCAAAAAAGCAGAGGAAACTGCAGTAGATGTACACCCAATTGGTTGTGTGACTAAAGATCGCGCTGGGAAATCCATCGCTGAGATGGGAGATATGAAAGAAGGGGGCGCAGTTGCATTTAGTGATGATGGTGATCCGGTTTATGATTCACAGGTAATGCGTGTGGCTTTGGAATACTCCTCTATGCTGGGAGTGCCCATTATAAATCATGAGGAAGATCTGGCACTTTCCCGACCGGGGCATATGAATGAAGGGAAAGTATCAACGAGATTAGGACTGGAAGGCACACCGGGGATTGCTGAAGAAGTAATGATCGCACGTGATATTCTATTAGCAGAATATACTGGTGGTCATGTACACGTAGCACATATCAGTACCAAAGAAGGGGTTGATTTGGTAAGGAAGGGAAAAGCCAAAGGTATTAAAGTGACCACCGAGGTTTGCCCGCATCATTTCGATCTTACAGATGAAGAAATCGACCGCCAGAAGTTCGATACTAATTTCAAAATGCACCCACCACTTCGAACTCAAGAAGACGTAGATGCTATGATTGAAGGTTTAGTTGATGGAACTATTGATGTAATTTGTACCGATCACGCCCCTCATGCTATTGAGGAAAAGGAAGTAGAGTTTATTTACGCTCCAAACGGAATTATTGGTCTTGAAACCGCATGGGCTGTTTCAAATATGAAGTTACTTCAAACCAAGAAGCTTAATCTTCAACAGATGGTTGAGAAGCTGAGTGATAATCCACGGGAGATCCTTAACCTTCCCCAGCTAAAAATAGAAGAAGGGGTTACTGCTAATCTTACTTTCTTCAATACCGATGAAGAATGGACCTTCACTAAAGAGAATGTGCACTCCAAATCAAAAAATTCACCTTATCTGGATAATAAACTTGTTGGCCGGGCAGTTGGAATTTTTAATAAAGGCGTATTGGTTATCAATACATTGAAATGA
- the tsaB gene encoding tRNA (adenosine(37)-N6)-threonylcarbamoyltransferase complex dimerization subunit type 1 TsaB: MILAYETSTNVCSVSFQDRTGRIYERRTQGRGVHSDNVFLFTQGFMEEHNFTMEEVDVVLVSNGPGSYTGLRIGASAIKGLLFGLDVPLFACDTLASFAISPEGTEGHTIHGIIDARRIHVYHQAFDLEKGRLISRGEAKVIELLEFEKNISSDDVIVGTGTLRLTEGLIDESQIYDERSVSANSLLKLYQLPNFKKYCKKVTPEALDPNYVTSSQVNNSDQ, from the coding sequence ATGATCCTCGCTTACGAAACATCTACCAATGTTTGCTCGGTGTCTTTCCAGGACAGAACGGGAAGAATCTATGAACGCAGAACACAGGGGAGGGGAGTCCATTCCGATAATGTGTTTTTGTTCACACAGGGTTTTATGGAAGAGCATAACTTTACAATGGAAGAGGTTGATGTAGTTCTTGTGAGCAATGGTCCAGGATCTTATACAGGCCTGCGGATTGGTGCCAGTGCAATTAAAGGACTCTTGTTTGGATTGGATGTACCTCTTTTTGCTTGTGACACTTTAGCTTCTTTTGCAATCAGTCCCGAAGGTACTGAAGGACATACGATTCATGGAATTATTGATGCCCGACGCATTCATGTATATCATCAGGCATTTGATTTAGAGAAAGGCCGGTTGATTTCCAGGGGAGAGGCGAAAGTTATTGAGCTATTAGAGTTTGAAAAAAATATCTCTTCAGATGATGTCATTGTAGGGACGGGTACCTTGCGATTAACCGAAGGCCTAATTGATGAAAGCCAAATCTATGATGAACGGTCTGTTTCTGCTAATTCCCTTCTAAAATTGTACCAGCTTCCGAATTTTAAAAAGTACTGCAAAAAGGTGACACCAGAGGCCTTGGATCCTAATTACGTTACCTCCAGTCAGGTTAATAATAGCGATCAGTAA